Part of the Ignavibacteria bacterium genome is shown below.
GAAGCATTTATAATTGCAACAAAATCTTATCGGGATACTTCCTTGAGGTTAAAGATAAAGTTCTGGATTATCTTATGTTTCTTCTCTCTAACAAATATTTGAGCTTGGGAAATGTAATCGATAACATAAACGATGGAAAAGAAAAGGAAAAGATGAAACAGTTTCTGCTTTTTTTGATTTACTGGTTCAGGGATTTGGCGCTTTTAAATGCGGGCAACGAAAAAATGATTTTGAATCATGATAAGCTTGACCGTCTGAAAAAATTCAATGAAAATTTTAAAACGAATTTTTTCAAAGTTATTTCTGAGATTGAAGATACTTTCAGAGACATCGACCTTAACATAAATCCTGAGCTTATTTTCTTCAAATTATCCTTCCGCCTTAAACAAAACATCGTCAGAAAGTAACCTGTCAGAAGTTTACAAAAACATTATCAATAGTCCAGTTTGGCTTCACGCTAAGCAGTGGTTCATAATAAACAAATCTTTCACTCGGTGCAAACGGAAAAGCGGAGCCGTAATTAAACCTGTCATCGTTATCCGTATCAATAAATGCAAATAATCTGTATTCTCCGACAGGAATTGCTCTGAACTCAAATTGTTTCTGGTCAGGGGGTTTACTTTGTTTGAAAATTAAAATCCTTGAAGAACTTTCAATAAGATTCAAAATAACATTTGAAGCAATCTCTTGTTTGGAATTAATTGTTCCTAAAATTTTACCTGTTCTGGATTCGCTTGCAGTTTTAAAATTCAAAGTATAGTTATATGTCCCTAAAACTGCATTAAACCTATATATGGTATTGAACCGCAGCGGTTCGGCTGGAATAATCTGAAGCAATGTATCGGAATACCAGTTATAAATTATTCTTATAGTGTTACCTGCCGTGTCCTTTAACGTTAATTTATCGGCAATATCAAATCTTGTAAGCGTATTATTCCTGAAATAAAAATAAAAGTTTTCAACGTTTGCAATATTTTCCTGATTGTTTTGAATTGAAGAAAAAACTCTTTGAGCGGAATCCGGCTTGAGCAGCTCTAAAAATTCTCTCGACCCTATGACCGGCGATAAATCTTCTATCAAAAAATTTGCTCCATCAACTTTCGAAGAATCCGATATAATAAAATCCTGATATGTTACCGCAATTTTTTCAAAATCTTTATCATATAAGCTGTTACGGTCTTTATCGATTATCGCAAAAAATCTGAATTCAGAGGATGGAAGATTAGAAAAGATATAAGTTCCCTCTTTGCCTGTTTGGCTTATGTAATCAGGCGTTACTTTCGAAGGGTCAAGAGAATCCGGATTATGAGTTCTTAAATTATAACAAAATATAGAAACAACATCGTTTGAAGGCGGAGAAACCCTGCCTGAAATACTTCCCTTGTCGATACGGCTGCCAGTTGAAAAAGCAATTACTATAGGTTCATTGAGAGAATTATTTCCACGAACATCTCTTAAATCCTTCGTGATAGTTACATTATACGTCGTGTTCGGTTTGAATCCGCCGGGAAATTCTATCTCAACATCTTTTCCGCCGAAGTTAAATTTAATTTCCGAATCCGGTTTTGGTGTAATAAAAAAGGCGTCCATAAAACTCCGACGTTCGATATATTCATCAAACTCAATGGTGATTTTATTGTCTTTGAAGTTCAGCGTTTCATTTGCAGGATAGATTTTTAATACAACCGGAGGCGATTTATCATCGGGACCGCCTGGAGGAGGGTCCTGATTTGCGCATCCGCAAACCTTGATGAGAAATACAAAAAAAATTATTTTAAGAATTGTTCTTTTCAATTCTTATATGTCTTAAATTCAAGAATCACTTTAGTTCCTTCGCCTAATTTCGATTCAAATTTTATTTTCGCTTTCATGTCATCGAGTGATTTTTTAGTTATTGCAAGTCCAAGCCCCATTCCCGATGATTTCGTTGAAAAATTCGGCTCAAAAAGCTTCTTTTGAGTATCTTTATCCATCCCGATACCGTCATCGGCAATTTCAATTTTGAATTTTCCGTCGATTCTGACCGAATTTATTTCGATTACACCCTTCTTAATTATTGCCTGAATTGAATTTTTAATCAGGTTCTGAAAAATTCTGTTCAGCTCCTGCTTGTCTGCAACAATTTTTGTGTCGCTGTCATTCAGTTCGATTTTGAATTTTATGTTCGGATGGTTTGAATATAAAGAAATTACATCTTCAAGAACTTCATTTGCATAAAGCGGCTCATAGTTTCGCTTCGGAAGCTTTGCAAAATATGAAAACTCGGTTGCAATCCTGTTAAGCTTATCAATTTCATTGGAAATCATTTTCTTGGTCTTATATAGAACCTCATGAAAAGTTTTTTGGTCGCCAGATTTATAAATTTCCGCAAGATACTGTATCGACAGCTTCATTGGCGTAAGCGGGTTTTTAATTTCATGCGCAACTCTTCGCGCAATGTCACGCCACGCTTCTTCCCTTTCTGCTTTTTTCAGCTCAGCTCTCGATTTTTCAAGCTCAACTGTCATTATATTAAATGACCTCACTAAATCCCCCAGCTCATCGTTTCGGTTAATGTCTATTGCAACGTTAATATCTCCTTTGGAAACCTTTTCTGTTGCATTCCTTAATGCAAGAATCGGCGAAGAAATTTTTTCGGTTAAGAAGCTGACGACAATTAGCAAAATTATAATTACAATAAAGTAAATCCCAAAGATAAACGTCAGTGTTTCTGTCAGCTCCTCGTTGATTTCATTCTGCCTGTAAACAAGCTGTGATGAAATTATTCCAACAAGGTTATTTCGCGCATCCCGTAACGGTTTATAACCCACAAGATACGAGAACCTTCCGATATCCTGATTATCAAGAAATAAATCCTTTTTGAGATAAATAAGGTTATATGCTGCTTCAGCGCTTACACGCGTGTCAAGCAAATCTGACTTATAAAGCTCTTCATTTGTTGTGCTTACAAGGCGGTTCTTTAAATATAAATTAAAATTTTTATCGAACTGTGAAATATTCCGGTTAATAAATTCCTTCTGAATTGTTTTTAAGCTGTCCTGGTTTGAAATAAAACTTAATGTAAAATTAATTCCTTTCAAGCTCTCATTAAGCAGATTCAAATCTGATACAATCTGATTTTTCTGGTCAACATCGTTTTTGTCGATGATAAACGACCTTGTATAAATCGCAAGAAAAACAATCGGAATTACCGATACAATCAGAAATGAAACAAATAATTTTTCTCTGAAGTTAAGCCGGAACGATTTATTTTTTAACAAATAATATATTGCTAAAATAAAATACAGAGCCAGAAATATTATAAGCGTAAATAAAATAAACTTCAGATAAAAAAACGTTATGACTTTGAAGTCATCACGTTTGATGCTGACAGAATAAACTTTTTCACCATTGCCGTTTGTGTTTTCATTCTCGCTCACATTTTCAAAATTGCTCGAAAGTATATAAAAAGTTCTATATTTTTCATCGTTTATCGTCTCCATCCTCCACACAGATTTTGTTTCTGAATTTTTAAGATATTCCTTAAAAATGCTGAGTGAATTGACTGTTGATTTTGAGACATCAGGATCAGTTGAGCTTATAATTTCACCGTTCACATATTCAGTTAAGACAGGGTCGGAAATTAATTTATTAAGTATGTTGCTTCGATTATAATTCTTAAATAATTCGGCTGATGTCTGCAGAAGAAAATTCCTCGATTCTGAATGAATCGTGATAACCAAATACCCGAGAATACGGGCGAATGGCGTTCCTTTTAAATCCTGTTTTTCAATCGGAGCAATGCCGACATAAAATTTTTCTTCCGGATTTTTGAGTATCGCTATATTCTCTATTATGACCGGTGATTGCTCTTCGTTAAGCGAATCAAGAACAAGTGTTTCATCACTTAAACCCATTTCATCTATAATATTTGCCGTATCCGAAATTTCAAGCGTATCAAGATTTTTATATATCTGCTGAAGGGAGATGTTATATCCCTTTTCAAAAAAATTCTTATTAAGGAATGTGATAATATCATTCGTGTTAAGCTTTGCATCGTTGATATTAAAATCGCTTAATATTTTTCTGTTTGTATCGAGAATTACTACAGCAGAATTAAAATCTTCGGAATTGAGCTTGCTTTCCGCCCACAAGTAAAATGCAAGTTTTGGCAGAAGATTTTTATCATTCAAATCATTTTCAAACCTTGTAAGCGAAGAAAGATTCATTAATTCATTTGATATAGTAAAATTAATTCTTTCATCTTCATCTTCAGCTAATTTTTGCGCTATAATTTCAACATATCTTGTTTCTTGCGAAGTTATCTTCGTTATTATAATAAACGGAACTATGACTATGCATATGAGAATAAAAATGGAAAAGGTTTTAAGATTTAAGACTCTGTAATCCGGCTTTAATAATAAATTTTTCTTTATGTAGAACACAAAAAGAAATATTGAAACAATTAAAAATATGCGCTGATAATACTCCAGGTCAAAAGAAGGGATAAACCATTCGATTAGCTGGTTTACAATTAAAAATACAATTAAAAATGTGATGATATTGTATCTTTTAAAAAATTCTTTATCCGAGAACAATACTATATTCCTGAATGCAAATGCAATCTGAACAAGAAAAGTTATCAATGAAAATGAAATAAATAGAATGGATAACTGCACCAAAAAAAGCTCTTTATCGGGAATTATTTGAGACCTGTCAAAAAAATTAAGATTGGAATCGGAAATTATAACTTTTATTATCAGCCCTAATGCTTCAAGAACAAAGAAAAATCCTGCAAGATAAACAGCTATCTTAACATTTCTGAACCAAATCCTTTGTTCCTCTATTATCGGTTCGGCGACTTTATATCTATATTGAATTATAACCGAATATGCACATATAATCAGAAGACAAATTGACGTTAAAAATAATGCTCCTATTGACTTTAGAATTCCAAACCCGAACGGTGAAGCGTAAAACGACGGTGAGAAAATATCGCTGTCAAATGACTTAGATGGGAATCCCATCCACAGCAAAAAATATCTTATTAAAATCATAACAAGAGCAAAAATAAAAATTTGAATACTCTTGTTTTGAATTTTGTTTAAAAGCAGAATTGTTATTGTAATTACAATAAACGCGAGAAAAAACGCGAGAACGGAAACATATTTGTTTTTAAATTCAGTTATATTTTGCACGTATTGCTCTTTCTCGAAACTGCTTATGAACAACTTTCCGATTTGAACGTCATTTAAACCAATAATATCAACCGGTATATATCCCGAATATTTAATGGAATCATATTCAATTTTTCCGGATATCGAATTTGCAGTAATTAAGTCTGCACTCACATTCATGTTTTCGCTTATTTCCTGAGTCAACCCGAAGTCAGGAAAAAACTGATTCTTTAACTGAAATTTTATGTCGATTAATTCAGAGGTGAGGCAGACACCTATTACTTTTCCGCCGGGTACTGTTATGGGAGCATAAATAATGTAATAAGTATAAAATCCGACGTTCTTTAAAACAGAAAACTTTCCGCCTGCAAGAGTTTTTTGTAAAAGGAAATATTCCGGCTGCAATTGTCTGCCTTTAAATGCAAAAAGCTCAAGCTTTGTGTTGTAAATCTCAACCTGATAACCGGAGTTAAGATTCAGGTCTATTAAATATTCAAAAGTTTTTCGGAAATTATTTTCGAGAAGATTGTTAATAACAATTGAGTCTTTTACGATGCGGTTTGATAAATCTCCGATTTCATTTTTATAATCATTAAAAATATTCTTTACATCCGAAATATTTTTATTATTTTTTTCCGAGGAAATATCATTCCACCCGGATTCTGATTTATTGATAATAACCGATGTTATTATATTGATTGCCAGAATCCAACCTATAATGAAAAAAGCGATTAAAATAAGAACTTTTAACCGCTTATCAAAAATATTTGATAAAATATTTTTTATTTTAATTAATGTTTAATTGGTATATATACCACTTATTATTATTATATTTCAGTGAAATCGTGACTCCAAGCTCGACTGTTCCGCTTCCTTTGTTGTATTTATAAACACCTGTTGCATATGCAAAATTATTTTTTCTGTGTGAACGCTTATATTTGAATGAATAAATACGAAAAAAATTAAAAAAATCCGTAATAATGAGTTCTGCTTGCGATGAGCTATAGTATCCTTTATCCGATCCGATTACATTTAAATATACATCTTCATTGAAATAAATACTGATTAAGCTAACATTGTTATCAATAAGACCTTTACCTATGTCTTTGAAAGTCTGTTTGCACATACTGCTCTTAAGACGTTCATCCTTTAGCTTATCTTCATCGCCTTTTCTCCAATTTAATTCAGAAGCTGAAACGCTCTGATATAAAAAACAGACAATAATAAAACTTAAACTGTAAAAGAATCCCTTCAATACAAACCCTTTGTTTTTCAAAAAATTACTTAAATTATGATGAGAAATCAACTTTGTTATTTAGCTTTTATGAGCGAAAAACTTAAAAATTATCCTAAAAATTATCAGATGAGAACACTATTCTGAAATTTTCACCCTTTTTAAAATTATTTAATCTCCATGCAAAATCGAGCCGGAATAAGCCCAAAATGCCACCTACTCCAACACCCGCCTCCTGATATATACCGTCAGTTGCTGAAAATCCTTTATAAATGGAAAGGTCATAGTTTGACTTTCGGATTTCAGACTTTCCTGCATTATAAAAAGCGATAAAATTTAGATTATTTAATACCGGAACATTCCCCCAGAAAAATTTACCGAAATTATTTTCAAAATTAATGTAATATAATCTGTCCCCAAGAAATTCCTGATAGTCCATAGCTTTAAAATTAAGTGCCGCATTTATGCCGCCCGGGTTTGCATTAAAATATGCAAGACTTTGATATGGCACTGTTCCGCTCATGTGTGTAATTCCGGCTTTGTATGTCATATTTAAAAAATAAGTCAATTGATTCCTGCCCTGCAGAAGCAAAGAATACTTTCTGAAATCATAAGTGCTTTGAAGTTTCTTCGATGAGTTTTCATATGAAAATTGTAGTGTTGGGAAATCCGTCATCCTTATTCTCGACTCGTTGTCATCCCCCCAGTCAATATATTTATATTCATTCGGGTCTATTCTCAGTGAAAATCCTACTGCTCTTAAAAATGCATCATTAATAGGCGGGTTTGCTCTTGAAATTTCATCTCTCTTTCTGAAACTATAATCAGTATTTGTAAAAGCTGAAGTTTGCTTTTCCTGATGATAGCTTATACCCAATCTTAGTTGTGGAATTGTTGAGGCATTCAATGATACACGGTAGCCCGATGCATAATAATAATCATATTCATCTTTCTTATCAATTAAAGCCCTGAATGAGTTATAAAATCTTGCCATAGAGCCAACATTAAAATTCAAAGGTTCAAGCTCCCTGAATAAACTTATGTTAAGCACAAGTGATTTATCAGCAAGAAATCTGTTTGTGAAAGACAAACTGTATTTTGTTTTTTTATCCGATAAGCCATAACCAAATTCTCCATTTACAAATGTTCTGAATTTTTCCGAAGTATAATTCGCGTTTAATCCAAGATAAGTTCCTTCAACACGGTTAAAATGGAAGTAATTTATAGGAACGCTTGAAATATATTTTCCATATGTAAGCGAAAGCGGACTTATATTGATTTGCCCTGCTTTCATTCTTTCATTTCTTTCTATTTCCTTATATGCATAATTTTCTTCAGGTGTATTGGCAATTATCTGGTTTTCTCTCCAGTAAGCAGAATCTTTCTTAGCATCAGGAAGAACTTTAATGATATACTTATCAAAAGTTCCGGGAGGCGCAGGAACATTAATCGTATAATCCGTTACGACAGAAAATACTTCTGCTTTCAATTTCACAACACCTGCCAAAGAACCGTTTCCGTAAATCTGGTTATCTGTGGGAAGCCAGTAAACATTATTATTTGCATCTTTAAACTGTGAAAATTTTTGCTTAAAATTTATTGCATCAAAAAATCTGAGCTTGGCAGCATTGTTAACGTTCAAATCTATTTTCATTAAGGAAAAAATGCTGTCAGCTATGTATAATGTTCCGTAAAATTGCGGCACAACCTCGGAATTATTTTTCATTTCAATTTTAAAAATCGGGAGCGAATCCATAAATGTCGTTCCGAGCAATCTGTAGTCATAATTATCAAATGCATCATCGCTCAGAGGTCCCGGGACTTTCACCTGCTCTAAATCAATAGTATTCTCATAAAAATTTACTATGAACGGCAGTGCTACTCCCTGTCTTGTGTTCGCAGTTTCTTTTTTTGCCTTAATAACTTCTTTATATAAATCAGGTTTTTTAAAAAATCCTTCCGTTTCGGATTCAAGAATTGCGACAATGCCTAAACCGTTTTTGCTGGTGTCTTTATTTTGAATTAATGTATCTTTAACCGACATTTGGTTCGACCAAAGCACCAGCTTGGAATAAGCATTATAATTATATTCTTTCAGATTTTTATTAAATTGATTTTTATACCTGATTGCGTTTCGTATAATTTCATAGGCGGGGTCTTCACCGCTAACGACTATTTCTTCAGTTAAAATTTCAGATTGACGCAGATAAATGTCTCTCTCAGCATCACTTTCTTCAAGATTAACATAAATTGAATCCGTAAAATATCCTATGTGCGACACAAATATTTTATAATAACCCGGAGGCAAAACAAACTTGTATTTTCCTTCTTCATCTGAAGTAGTAACAAAATTAGATCCATCAACTTTGAGTGTAACAAAAGCTAAAGAAGCATTATAATTATTATCGAAGACTTTGCCTGTAAGCTGGTATGTTTGCGAAAAAACTAATTGCGGAATTAGAATTAAACAAAACAAGTAAAATTTTATCATCAGTCTTTTTGTAAAATTACAAGTTTTTTTTCAATTAAACCGTATTTTTCAGGAAAAGAAAAATCAATTATTTTATGTTGAACTTCAGGATATTTTTTTGAAAGCTCGTTCAGCTCTTCAGCTAAATCGCCACCTTTTAGACACAAAAATTTACCCGAAAGTTTCAAAAATTTGTGCGAAAATTTATATAAATTCGCCAGAGTTGTCACCGCTTTTGCAGTCACATAATCGAATTTTCCCTCGTACTTCAGAAAATCTGCAAAATCTTCAGCACGTCCTGTTATTGCATCAATTTTAGTCAAACTGAGACGATTTATCATGTCCCTCACAGCATTAATTTTCTTTGCAATGGAATCTATAAGCAATAAATCCAATTCAGGATATAATAGTTTCAAAGGAATTCCCGGTAGTCCCCCGCCTGTGCCGACATCGACAATTTTTTCATTACCTTTCAATGGATAATCTTTAAGAAAATAAATCGAACCGATAATGTATTTTTCAATAGATTCCGTTTTTCTGCTTACAAGATTTATTTTATCATTCCACTCAAAAACTAATTTTTCATATTGTTTGAATTGTCCGATTTTGTCATCAACATTATTAAATCCCAATTCATCATTTAAAAAAGAACGAAGAAGCTCCATTAACAAAAGTTAATTTTAAATAAAATTTGAATTTTGTATAATAATATAGTTTCAAGCTATATTATTTATTAATCTAATTAAATTCAAAATGCAGGATTATGTAATCAGAAATATGACACGTAAAGACCTTGACATTGCAATAGAATGGGCTGCTCAGGAAGGATGGAATCCCGGCTTGAAAGATGCTGATTGCTTTTATCAGACCGACCCGAATGGATTTTTTATCGGTGAACTTGACGGTGAGCCGATTTCAACGATTTCTGCTGTAAAATATGGAAATGAGTTCGGTTTTATTGGTTTTTATATTGTCAAAAACGAATTCAGAGGTCACGGTTATGGTCATAAAATCTGGCAGGTCGCTTCTGATTATCTGAAAGATATCTGCTCGGGGTTGGACGGTGTGGTTGCACAGCAAGCAAGCTATGAAAGCCATGGCTACGTAAAAGCATTTAACCAGTTTCGTTTCGAAGAACAAGATGTAAGAGGTGCACGCGAAAGCGAAATACTTGATATAAAAAATATTCCATTTGAAAAAATTTTTGAATACGATAATCACATTGTGAAATATAATCGTAAAACTTTTTTAAACTGCTGGTTGAACATGGAAGGAACTTATGCGTGCGGAATTATGCGCAAAGACAAAAATGATAAAGTCGTTGGTTACGGATTAATTCGCCACTGCCGCAACGGATTCAAAATCGGTCCGTTGTTTGCCGATGATTTCGTTATTGCAGAAAAAATTTATCTGGCACTCGCAGACTATGCGACGGGAAATACCGTTTATCTCGATGTTCCCGAAGCAAATAAAATGGGATTAGAGCTTGCAAAAAAATATGTCCGCAAATATGTCTTTGAAACAGCACGAATGTATAAGAATGGTTTTTTAAATCAGGAAACCGGCAAAATTTTCGGAGTAACTACGTTTGAGTTAGGGTGATACTGCTTTTTTACACTGATTATAAAATTGCAATTTTGTCATTCCCGCGTAGGCGGGAATCCAAAGAATAAAGATTCAAAAGATTTATTTTAGTCCATCAAGAATTTTTATGAGAAATAATACTTTCTCGTCTCGTTTGCATAATAACATTTTTATTTCTCATATCATCTTTGCCTAGATTCCCGCCTGCGCGGGAATGACAAACATTAGTAACTAAAACAAAAAAGCCCGTTTTGATTTCTCAAAACGGGCTTTAATTTTGTTAAATACCTTATAACCTTACACTGCCTTTACAATTCTCATTTTAAAGAATGACCTCCATACAAAGTATAGAGCTACAAGCAAGAATACCACTCCAACATAAGGAGCCGCCGCCTGGAAGTCAGGAACAATTGCAATTTCCATCGCAAGAAGTCCGAACAATGTCGTGAACTTAATAATCGGGTTCAACGCAACAGATGAAGTATCTTTGAACGGGTCACCGACTGTATCACCGATAACGGTAGCATCGTGTAATGGAGTTCCTTTTTCTCTCAAGTCAACTTCAACAACTTTCTTTGCATTATCCCATGCACCGCCTGCGTTTGCCATAAAGATTGCCTGAAACAAACCGAAGAATGCAATAGACAATAAGTAGCTTACGAAGAATGCAGGAGCAGCAGCATCAAATCCAGGAGAAGACATGAAAGCGAATGCAAGAGCAAAAGAGAAAACTGCTATGAAAATATTATACATACCTTTTTGCGCATACTCTGTACAAATCTGAACAACCTGTTTTGATTTCTCGGTTGAAGCGCTCAATGAAGCATTCTCATCGAGGTTAATATTCCTCTTGATATACTCAACTGCGCTGTATGCGCCTGTAGTTACTGCCTGTGTAGAAGCACCTGTGAACCAATAAATCACTGCGCCTCCGCAAAGGAATCCTAAAATGGAATATGGATTAAGTAAGTTTAATATAGATTCCGGCTGAACGCCAAGGACATTTTGAAGAACAAGAATCAATGAAAATATCATTGTTGTAGCGCCTACAACCGCAGTTCCGATAAGCACCGGTTTTGCAGTTGCCTTGAATGTATTCCCTGCGCCATCGTTTTCTTCGAGATAAAGCTTAGCCCTTTCCCAGTCAGGTTTGAAACCAAACTCATTCTGAATTTGTCTTTCGTTCTCTTCTTTGTTTTCTTCTATAAGTGAAAGCTCATAAATTGACTGAGCATTATCAGTTACAGGACCATAGCTATCGACAGCAATCGTTACAGGTCCCATTCCAAGCATACCAAATGCAACAAGACCGAATGAGAAGATTGCAGGATAAATCATAATTTCACTTCCCGCAATATTAATTCCGTTTGAAGCTACATAAGCAACGAACATCAGAACAAAAAACACCATTCCCTGCCAGAAAGCACTGAAATTACCTGCAACAAGACCTGAAAGAATGGTCAATGAAGCGCCGCCTTCTTTTGATGCTGTAACAACTTCATTAACGTGCTTTGATTTAGGTGATGTAAATATTTTTGTAAATTCGGGAATAAGCGCCGCGCCTAATGTTCCGCAGCTTATAATTACCGATAACGTTATCCACAAATCATTTGGCTGGTCGCCGATTAATAAATAACTTGCGATGAATGTAACTATTATTGAAAGGATAGACGTAATCCATACAAGTGAAGTCAACGGCTTTTCAAAATCAATAGTTTCTTTACCTGAAAATCTTGCATTTGAAATAACTTTATTTATGTAATAAGCACCGATGGAAGTTAAAATCATGAGGATACGCATAACAAAAATCCACACAAGCAACGTTGCCTGAAGTTCAACTCCTGCAACCGCAAGCACTATAAAGCTAATAAGAGCAACACCCGTTACACCGTAAGTTTCAAAACCGTCTGCAGTCGGACCAACGCTGTCACCTGCATTATCACCTGTACAGTCAGCGATAACACCAGGGTTTCTCGGGTCATCTTCTTTAATCTTGAAAACAACTTTCATAAGGTCAGAACCGATATCTGCAATCTTTGTGAAGATACCGCCCGCAATTCTGAGCGCTGATGCGCCAAGAGACTCACCGATTGCAAAACCTATGAAGCTTGCTCCTGCAAACTCACGAGGAACAAACAAGAAGATTATAATCATCATGATAAGCTCAACGCAAATCAAAAGAACTCCGATGCTCATACCTGCATTAAGCGGAATGTTCAGAAGCTTAATAGGATTTTTTTGAAGCGATGCAAATGCCATACGGCTGTTTGCAAGAGTGTTCATTCTGATTCCAAACCAGGCAACTCCGTAAGAACCGAGAATACCGATAACCGTCCACATCAGGATTAATGCAACACCGCCTACAGATTGTCCTGAAAGGTAACCGAAATAAAATCCGATACATATTCCGATGAAAACAAACAGGATTATAAGGAATTTACCCTGCTGAATAAGATAGGTTTTACAGGTTTCAAAAATTATCTGCGCAACGTCAAGCATTGATTTGTGCGCAGGAAGTTTTTTAACCTGAAAAAATTGGTAGAGACCAAAAAGTAAACCAAGAATACATATTACGATACCGTAATACAATAACTGGTTCTGGTCAGCAGTTAATTCCGGAATTACAAGGTCAGCTTCGCTGGCGAATGAAGCTGCCGGAATCAACAAGAAAAAAAGCAGTCCGAGTATTTTTTTCATTTTTTCTATTAATGTTAATAATTTTTCTTTGCTTCCTTCAAAATGAAGCAGAGAAAAATCATTTGATTAATCAATTAAAAAATTTTTATTAAATAAATTCATTGTTTTTAAAACACCGTCGTTGATAAACGAAAAGATACAATCTTTATAT
Proteins encoded:
- the rsmG gene encoding 16S rRNA (guanine(527)-N(7))-methyltransferase RsmG, producing MELLRSFLNDELGFNNVDDKIGQFKQYEKLVFEWNDKINLVSRKTESIEKYIIGSIYFLKDYPLKGNEKIVDVGTGGGLPGIPLKLLYPELDLLLIDSIAKKINAVRDMINRLSLTKIDAITGRAEDFADFLKYEGKFDYVTAKAVTTLANLYKFSHKFLKLSGKFLCLKGGDLAEELNELSKKYPEVQHKIIDFSFPEKYGLIEKKLVILQKD
- a CDS encoding GNAT family N-acetyltransferase; this encodes MTRKDLDIAIEWAAQEGWNPGLKDADCFYQTDPNGFFIGELDGEPISTISAVKYGNEFGFIGFYIVKNEFRGHGYGHKIWQVASDYLKDICSGLDGVVAQQASYESHGYVKAFNQFRFEEQDVRGARESEILDIKNIPFEKIFEYDNHIVKYNRKTFLNCWLNMEGTYACGIMRKDKNDKVVGYGLIRHCRNGFKIGPLFADDFVIAEKIYLALADYATGNTVYLDVPEANKMGLELAKKYVRKYVFETARMYKNGFLNQETGKIFGVTTFELG
- a CDS encoding sodium-translocating pyrophosphatase, producing the protein MKKILGLLFFLLIPAASFASEADLVIPELTADQNQLLYYGIVICILGLLFGLYQFFQVKKLPAHKSMLDVAQIIFETCKTYLIQQGKFLIILFVFIGICIGFYFGYLSGQSVGGVALILMWTVIGILGSYGVAWFGIRMNTLANSRMAFASLQKNPIKLLNIPLNAGMSIGVLLICVELIMMIIIFLFVPREFAGASFIGFAIGESLGASALRIAGGIFTKIADIGSDLMKVVFKIKEDDPRNPGVIADCTGDNAGDSVGPTADGFETYGVTGVALISFIVLAVAGVELQATLLVWIFVMRILMILTSIGAYYINKVISNARFSGKETIDFEKPLTSLVWITSILSIIVTFIASYLLIGDQPNDLWITLSVIISCGTLGAALIPEFTKIFTSPKSKHVNEVVTASKEGGASLTILSGLVAGNFSAFWQGMVFFVLMFVAYVASNGINIAGSEIMIYPAIFSFGLVAFGMLGMGPVTIAVDSYGPVTDNAQSIYELSLIEENKEENERQIQNEFGFKPDWERAKLYLEENDGAGNTFKATAKPVLIGTAVVGATTMIFSLILVLQNVLGVQPESILNLLNPYSILGFLCGGAVIYWFTGASTQAVTTGAYSAVEYIKRNINLDENASLSASTEKSKQVVQICTEYAQKGMYNIFIAVFSFALAFAFMSSPGFDAAAPAFFVSYLLSIAFFGLFQAIFMANAGGAWDNAKKVVEVDLREKGTPLHDATVIGDTVGDPFKDTSSVALNPIIKFTTLFGLLAMEIAIVPDFQAAAPYVGVVFLLVALYFVWRSFFKMRIVKAV